The Microbacterium sp. LWO12-1.2 genome includes a window with the following:
- the pknB gene encoding Stk1 family PASTA domain-containing Ser/Thr kinase produces MSTEPRVLAGRYRVGELIGRGGMAKVYRGQDLTLGREVAIKILDPELAKDTAFRTRFRLEAQAASRMSHPSIVRVYDAGDPSNTDSSSDDPPYIVMELISGTLLKDIIASGPVPVEDAVRYTDGILEALDYSHRAGVVHRDIKPGNVMVTEKGQVKVMDFGIARAVSDSSSTVAETTQIIGTAAYFSPEQAKGEPVDARADLYSTGVVLYELLTGRQPFRGESPVAVAYQHVSETPIPPTEVNEDAPGALDPVVLRALAKDPYQRYPDAAHFRAALDSAVSGHAPSRKELGALTSELYGPSPRQAQETARSLRQLSTDTTMARTQSGPPVAWIWAGVALLAVLLASVLFWVWTISMRPPEVPATSRVVPDLVNVSSERAQSDLSDLDLTTKLVVETSTDITEGNVIRTDPEAGETVSEGDTVTLYVSSGVETSTVPQLEGMSLTDAKKALTAAGLELGTVIQRNDKSIAADTVISASEKEAAEVAPGTVVNLVVASGKVTLTDLAGWTLAAATTNLESLGLTATPVESADCPATTPPTVVSMSVAPGDVPIGSPVELRYCTGE; encoded by the coding sequence GTGTCCACAGAGCCACGCGTTCTCGCGGGTAGGTACCGCGTCGGCGAGCTCATCGGGCGCGGGGGCATGGCCAAGGTCTACCGCGGCCAGGATCTGACGCTCGGCCGCGAGGTCGCGATCAAGATCCTCGACCCCGAACTCGCCAAAGACACAGCGTTCCGCACGCGGTTCCGCCTCGAGGCCCAGGCCGCGTCGCGGATGTCGCACCCGTCGATCGTGCGTGTCTACGACGCCGGCGACCCCTCGAACACCGACAGTTCCTCGGACGACCCTCCCTACATCGTGATGGAGCTGATCAGCGGCACGCTGCTGAAGGACATCATCGCGTCCGGACCCGTGCCGGTGGAGGATGCTGTCCGCTACACAGACGGCATCCTCGAGGCGCTCGACTACTCGCACCGCGCCGGCGTCGTGCACCGCGACATCAAGCCGGGCAACGTCATGGTCACCGAGAAGGGCCAGGTCAAGGTCATGGACTTCGGCATCGCCCGCGCGGTGTCCGACTCGTCCTCCACCGTGGCCGAGACCACGCAGATCATCGGTACCGCCGCCTATTTCTCGCCGGAGCAGGCGAAGGGCGAGCCGGTCGATGCGCGCGCCGACCTGTACTCCACCGGAGTGGTGCTCTACGAGCTGCTCACCGGACGCCAGCCCTTCCGTGGTGAGTCGCCGGTCGCCGTCGCCTACCAGCACGTGAGTGAGACGCCGATCCCTCCGACCGAGGTCAACGAAGACGCCCCCGGCGCCCTCGACCCGGTGGTGCTGCGCGCTCTCGCGAAAGATCCGTACCAGCGCTACCCGGATGCGGCGCACTTCCGCGCCGCTCTCGACAGCGCGGTCAGCGGCCACGCGCCGAGCCGCAAGGAGCTGGGCGCACTCACCAGCGAACTGTACGGTCCGAGTCCCCGCCAGGCGCAGGAGACCGCACGCTCCCTGCGCCAGCTCAGCACGGATACGACGATGGCGCGTACGCAGTCGGGCCCGCCCGTCGCCTGGATCTGGGCCGGCGTCGCTCTTCTCGCCGTGCTCCTCGCCTCGGTGCTGTTCTGGGTCTGGACCATCAGCATGCGTCCTCCCGAGGTTCCCGCCACGTCGCGCGTCGTCCCTGATCTCGTGAATGTCTCCTCCGAGCGGGCTCAGTCCGACCTGTCGGATCTGGACCTCACGACGAAACTGGTGGTCGAAACGAGTACCGACATCACCGAAGGCAACGTGATCCGCACCGATCCCGAGGCCGGGGAGACCGTCAGCGAGGGCGACACCGTCACGCTCTACGTGTCGTCAGGGGTCGAGACCTCGACAGTGCCCCAGCTCGAGGGGATGTCTCTCACCGATGCCAAGAAGGCGCTGACCGCCGCCGGACTAGAACTCGGCACGGTCATCCAACGCAACGACAAATCGATCGCGGCGGACACCGTGATCTCCGCGAGCGAGAAGGAAGCCGCCGAAGTCGCACCCGGCACCGTGGTCAACCTGGTCGTGGCCAGCGGCAAGGTCACTCTGACCGACCTCGCCGGTTGGACGCTCGCCGCGGCGACCACGAACCTGGAGTCTCTCGGGCTCACCGCCACTCCCGTCGAGTCGGCTGACTGCCCGGCGACGACCCCACCCACCGTCGTGTCGATGTCGGTGGCACCGGGCGACGTTCCGATCGGATCGCCGGTCGAACTGCGCTACTGCACGGGGGAGTAG
- a CDS encoding peptidoglycan D,D-transpeptidase FtsI family protein, translated as MTRELRRLSIVMLFMFIALFAATSWIQVVEADALAQNPNNKRTRLDSYEIQRGSIIVDGTAIATSVPSDDQYQFQRVYADAAMWEPVTGYFNAALGSSTGIEQAMNTDLSGTGSNAFFAEIERIISGQPQRGFSVELSLDTAAQRAAYEALDGLSGAVVAIEPKTGRILAMVSTPGFDTNLLATHDADAANSAYEQLAADPSKPLSNRAIAGDLNPPGSTFKIVVAAAAFASGDWTPESTLPNPASYTLPGSSNKVSNAWGSACGPGDTVTIAEAIRLSCNIPMAELAVELGDDAIREMAEKFGFNQSFDTPLTSTPSSYPRALDDAQTALTGFGQGQVTATPLQIAMVAAGLANDGVVMNPHMVDAVIGDDLSVIRAFDNSEFGRAMDADTADEVTAAMVASVATGAAQGARIDGVNVAGKTGTAENGNKPHTLWFTGFAPADDPAVAVAVVVEDGGGQGQSGSGDTIAAPIAKKVIEAVLGR; from the coding sequence ATGACCCGTGAACTCCGCCGGCTCAGCATCGTGATGCTGTTCATGTTCATCGCACTGTTCGCCGCGACCAGCTGGATCCAGGTCGTCGAGGCCGACGCACTGGCCCAGAACCCGAACAACAAGCGCACACGACTGGACAGCTACGAGATCCAGCGCGGGTCGATCATCGTAGACGGCACCGCCATCGCGACCTCGGTGCCGAGCGACGACCAGTATCAGTTCCAGCGCGTGTATGCGGATGCCGCGATGTGGGAGCCGGTGACCGGCTACTTCAACGCGGCGCTCGGCTCGAGCACCGGCATCGAGCAGGCCATGAACACCGACCTGTCGGGCACCGGCTCCAACGCGTTCTTCGCGGAGATCGAGCGCATCATCTCGGGCCAGCCGCAGCGTGGCTTCAGTGTCGAGCTGTCTCTCGACACGGCGGCGCAGCGTGCGGCCTACGAGGCACTCGACGGCCTCTCGGGTGCTGTCGTCGCGATCGAACCGAAGACCGGACGCATCCTGGCCATGGTCTCCACGCCCGGCTTCGATACGAACCTGCTCGCGACCCACGATGCGGATGCCGCGAACTCGGCCTATGAGCAGCTCGCCGCAGACCCATCGAAGCCGCTGTCCAATCGTGCCATCGCCGGTGACCTGAACCCCCCTGGGTCCACGTTCAAGATCGTGGTCGCCGCTGCCGCGTTCGCGAGCGGTGACTGGACCCCCGAGTCCACGCTGCCGAACCCGGCCAGCTACACGCTCCCCGGTTCGTCCAACAAGGTTTCCAACGCCTGGGGCAGCGCCTGCGGGCCCGGCGACACGGTGACGATCGCCGAGGCTATCCGCCTGAGCTGCAACATCCCGATGGCGGAGCTGGCCGTGGAACTCGGCGACGACGCGATCCGCGAGATGGCCGAGAAGTTCGGCTTCAACCAGAGCTTCGACACGCCGCTCACCTCGACGCCGTCCAGCTACCCGCGTGCGCTCGATGACGCGCAGACCGCGCTGACCGGTTTCGGACAGGGGCAGGTCACCGCGACCCCCCTGCAGATCGCGATGGTGGCCGCGGGGCTCGCCAACGACGGGGTCGTCATGAACCCGCACATGGTCGACGCGGTGATCGGAGACGACCTCTCGGTCATCCGCGCGTTCGACAACAGCGAATTCGGCCGCGCGATGGACGCGGATACGGCCGACGAGGTCACTGCCGCCATGGTCGCGAGCGTCGCAACGGGCGCAGCGCAGGGTGCAAGAATAGACGGGGTCAACGTGGCGGGTAAAACCGGTACAGCCGAGAACGGAAACAAGCCGCATACGTTGTGGTTCACGGGGTTCGCCCCGGCGGACGACCCGGCGGTCGCAGTAGCAGTCGTCGTCGAAGACGGCGGCGGTCAGGGACAATCAGGATCCGGCGACACCATCGCGGCTCCGATTGCGAAGAAGGTCATAGAGGCGGTGCTGGGCAGATGA
- a CDS encoding aminoacyl-tRNA deacylase translates to MTSTDPASAPSGDGGDQHARVRDAAAARGLAIDIRERPQANSLFEAAELLGIPASGIVKTLVVKRADDTYLFALVPGGRSISWPKLRALVGVNKLRLPEPELALAATGYERGTIVPIGSTTDWPIYADESIVGQRIAMGAGAHGYSLFVDADDLIAAYGATVADISVPEERRD, encoded by the coding sequence GTGACTTCCACTGATCCCGCCTCCGCACCTTCGGGTGACGGAGGCGATCAGCATGCCCGGGTCCGCGATGCCGCCGCGGCACGAGGACTGGCGATCGACATCAGGGAGCGGCCGCAGGCGAACAGCCTGTTCGAGGCGGCTGAGCTGCTCGGCATTCCGGCATCCGGAATCGTGAAGACCCTCGTGGTCAAGCGCGCCGACGACACCTACCTGTTCGCCCTGGTGCCCGGTGGACGCTCGATCTCGTGGCCGAAGCTGCGCGCCCTCGTGGGCGTCAACAAGCTGCGGCTGCCCGAACCGGAGCTCGCCCTGGCGGCCACCGGATACGAGCGCGGAACCATCGTCCCCATCGGCAGCACGACGGACTGGCCGATCTACGCCGACGAGTCGATCGTCGGGCAGCGCATAGCCATGGGCGCGGGGGCCCACGGCTACAGCCTGTTCGTCGACGCGGATGATCTGATCGCCGCCTACGGCGCGACAGTGGCCGACATCTCCGTTCCGGAGGAACGTCGGGACTGA
- a CDS encoding DNA helicase → MSLSRKRKKELRRLQNDATQLWESQQVLVGHAADVAREASRQLGSLGREQVLPVVQDTYNRRVAPVVDRGVSFGKHVVDDRVVPIVGGVVGSALTAWDVANAKRLGIEKQVRKATKPQKSGPGLGSVIAIILGAAAAVGVLYAAWQALRADDELWVADDPLSAPDA, encoded by the coding sequence GTGAGCCTCAGCCGCAAGCGGAAGAAGGAACTGCGCCGACTGCAGAACGACGCGACCCAGCTCTGGGAGTCGCAGCAGGTTCTGGTCGGCCACGCCGCCGATGTCGCCCGCGAGGCCAGCCGTCAGCTCGGCAGCCTCGGTCGCGAGCAGGTGCTGCCCGTGGTCCAGGACACCTACAACCGCCGGGTCGCCCCGGTAGTGGACCGTGGTGTCAGTTTCGGCAAGCACGTCGTCGACGACAGGGTCGTCCCGATCGTCGGCGGAGTCGTCGGCAGTGCACTGACCGCATGGGATGTCGCGAACGCGAAGCGTCTGGGCATCGAGAAGCAGGTCCGCAAGGCCACCAAGCCCCAGAAGAGCGGCCCTGGTCTCGGCTCGGTCATCGCGATCATCCTGGGTGCCGCAGCCGCCGTCGGCGTGCTGTACGCGGCATGGCAGGCGCTTCGTGCCGACGACGAGCTCTGGGTCGCCGATGACCCGCTGTCTGCTCCCGACGCGTGA
- a CDS encoding FtsW/RodA/SpoVE family cell cycle protein gives MSTDVSADTSVITALKRLRLPQTQRNREFWLLLFACAIAGASLTLVQLGALGVIDPVVLGIGGGLAVLAFALHFVLRAVASDADPFVLPIATLLTGLGIAMIYRIDIAFKNTGWNAYSTKQLAWTAISLAGAIAVVIALRNYRILFRYTYIFGLAGILLLLLPFVPGLRIPDANAAVWVSLGGVFAFQPGELAKICLAIFFAGYLVRTRESLTSVGTRFLGMTWPRMRELGPVLVVWVISLGIIVLQRDLGTGTLIFGMFVAMLYVATGKTSWVVIGLTLVVAGVAVATQILSYVRGRFINWLFLFDPNQVDPDGAGYQPMQGLFGLARGGLIGTGWGQGRPEVTPLAHSDYIITSLGEELGLIGLFAILCLYMVFVSRGVRIGLAGQDDFGKLLATGLSFTIALQVFIMVGGVTRVIPLTGLTTPFLAAGGSSLVANWLIVALLLRISDGVRRQPRVVIG, from the coding sequence ATGAGTACCGATGTCTCGGCCGACACCAGTGTCATCACGGCCCTCAAGCGCCTCCGCCTGCCCCAGACGCAGCGCAACCGCGAGTTCTGGCTGCTGCTGTTCGCGTGCGCCATCGCCGGTGCCTCACTGACCCTGGTGCAGCTCGGCGCCCTCGGCGTGATCGACCCCGTGGTGCTCGGCATCGGCGGCGGTCTGGCGGTGCTCGCGTTCGCGCTGCATTTCGTGCTGCGCGCCGTGGCCTCCGACGCCGACCCGTTCGTGCTGCCGATCGCGACGCTGCTCACCGGCCTCGGCATCGCGATGATCTATCGCATCGACATCGCATTCAAGAACACCGGGTGGAATGCGTACTCCACCAAGCAGCTCGCCTGGACGGCGATCTCGCTCGCCGGTGCCATCGCGGTCGTGATCGCGCTCCGCAACTACCGCATCCTCTTCCGCTACACGTACATCTTCGGCCTCGCCGGCATCCTGCTGCTGCTTCTTCCGTTCGTGCCGGGCCTGCGCATCCCCGACGCGAACGCCGCGGTGTGGGTGTCGCTCGGCGGCGTCTTCGCCTTCCAGCCCGGTGAGCTCGCGAAGATCTGCCTGGCCATCTTCTTCGCCGGCTACCTGGTGCGCACGCGCGAGAGCCTGACCTCGGTCGGCACCCGCTTCCTCGGCATGACCTGGCCGCGCATGCGCGAACTCGGCCCGGTACTCGTGGTGTGGGTCATCTCGCTCGGCATCATCGTGCTGCAGCGCGACCTCGGCACCGGAACTCTCATCTTCGGGATGTTCGTCGCGATGCTCTACGTCGCGACGGGCAAGACCAGCTGGGTCGTGATCGGCCTCACCCTCGTCGTCGCCGGCGTCGCCGTGGCCACGCAGATCCTCAGTTATGTGCGTGGGCGCTTCATCAACTGGCTGTTCCTGTTCGATCCGAACCAGGTCGACCCTGATGGCGCGGGCTACCAACCGATGCAGGGCCTGTTCGGCCTGGCGCGCGGCGGCCTGATCGGCACCGGGTGGGGTCAGGGACGTCCAGAGGTCACTCCCCTCGCCCACAGCGACTACATCATCACCAGCCTCGGCGAAGAACTCGGCCTGATCGGGCTTTTCGCGATCCTGTGCCTCTACATGGTGTTCGTGAGCCGCGGCGTGCGCATCGGGCTCGCCGGCCAGGATGACTTCGGCAAGCTGCTGGCGACGGGACTGTCGTTCACGATCGCGCTGCAGGTGTTCATCATGGTCGGTGGTGTCACGCGGGTCATCCCGCTGACCGGCCTGACCACGCCGTTCCTCGCCGCCGGAGGCTCCTCACTCGTGGCGAACTGGCTCATCGTGGCGCTGCTGCTGCGCATCTCCGACGGCGTCCGCCGCCAGCCCCGGGTGGTGATCGGATGA
- a CDS encoding rhomboid family intramembrane serine protease: MSTPEFTSNRDNFCYRHPDRQSFVLCQRCLRTICPECQTPAPVGVICPECMQEQRKNRTPAQKRAERRWGGRGSVTAVRSGKPIVTYALLAITSFIGLLQLIPGLGPQITDALLFAAPYLYPSISPYPFEPWRLLTAVFVHGGFVHLALNMLALWMLGQSLEPMLGRARYLSLYLISGLGGSVMVAVLAPTTATVGASGAVFGLMAALLIIGRHIGANVTGILVILGINFAFGFFVGGIAWQAHLGGAIVGALIAFIYTRTKRREQRIWQIVLLAVTVVALLVVVFVVPPLILLS; this comes from the coding sequence ATGTCGACGCCTGAGTTCACGAGCAATCGCGACAACTTCTGCTACCGGCATCCGGATCGGCAGAGCTTCGTGCTCTGCCAGCGCTGCCTGCGCACCATCTGCCCGGAGTGCCAGACCCCGGCACCCGTCGGGGTGATCTGCCCCGAGTGCATGCAGGAGCAGCGCAAGAATCGCACCCCCGCGCAGAAGCGCGCCGAGCGTCGCTGGGGAGGTCGCGGATCCGTCACCGCTGTACGCAGCGGCAAGCCGATCGTCACCTATGCGCTGCTCGCGATCACTTCTTTCATCGGACTGCTGCAGCTGATCCCGGGGCTCGGCCCTCAGATCACCGATGCGCTGCTCTTCGCAGCGCCCTATCTCTACCCGAGCATCTCGCCCTACCCCTTCGAGCCGTGGCGCCTGCTCACTGCCGTCTTCGTGCACGGCGGGTTCGTGCACCTGGCCCTGAACATGCTCGCGCTGTGGATGCTTGGGCAGAGCCTCGAGCCGATGCTCGGCCGCGCCCGCTACCTCTCGCTGTATCTGATCAGCGGCCTGGGCGGATCCGTGATGGTCGCGGTCCTCGCCCCCACCACCGCAACGGTGGGTGCGTCCGGTGCCGTCTTCGGCCTGATGGCCGCGCTGTTGATCATCGGTCGGCACATCGGGGCGAACGTCACCGGGATCCTCGTGATCCTCGGCATCAACTTCGCCTTCGGGTTCTTCGTCGGCGGCATCGCCTGGCAGGCGCACCTGGGTGGCGCCATCGTCGGCGCCCTGATCGCCTTCATCTACACCCGCACGAAGCGGCGTGAACAGCGCATCTGGCAGATCGTCCTGCTCGCAGTGACCGTCGTCGCGCTGCTCGTCGTCGTGTTCGTCGTTCCCCCGCTGATTCTCTTGTCCTGA
- a CDS encoding cell division protein CrgA, with protein MARERKSEEPVVERAEGEAAPNAVWFKPVMIGFMLLGLVWILVFYISGMQFPIPGLDNWNLAIGLGIALIGFLMTTRWR; from the coding sequence ATGGCACGAGAGCGCAAGAGTGAAGAACCCGTCGTCGAGCGCGCCGAGGGCGAGGCAGCTCCGAACGCCGTCTGGTTCAAGCCGGTGATGATCGGCTTCATGCTGCTGGGTCTGGTGTGGATCCTCGTGTTCTACATCTCTGGGATGCAGTTCCCGATTCCGGGGCTCGACAACTGGAACCTGGCGATCGGCCTTGGCATCGCCCTGATCGGCTTCCTGATGACCACCCGCTGGCGCTGA
- a CDS encoding anthranilate synthase component II, with translation MTRVLVVDNHDSFVHTLVGYLQELGAETTLIESDAIDVDGLVQLLPEVDALMLSPGPGSPADAGVSLEAVRVAARMHMPLLGVCLGHQVIGAAFGSPVTEAPELMHGMVSPMHHDGSLLFAGLPSPLDVGRYHSLAIAAADLPPELRVTARTDSGTVMGISHTDLPIHGVQFHPESVLTDGGYRLLANWLESIGDPSAVERAEALHPLSR, from the coding sequence ATGACCCGCGTGCTCGTGGTCGACAACCACGACAGCTTCGTCCACACTCTCGTCGGCTACCTGCAGGAGCTTGGAGCCGAGACCACGCTGATCGAGTCGGATGCCATCGATGTCGACGGACTCGTGCAGTTGCTGCCCGAGGTCGACGCCCTGATGCTCTCGCCGGGCCCGGGTTCCCCGGCTGATGCCGGTGTCTCGCTCGAGGCCGTTCGGGTCGCGGCGCGCATGCACATGCCGCTGCTCGGGGTGTGCCTGGGGCACCAGGTGATCGGCGCGGCATTCGGCTCCCCGGTGACCGAGGCCCCGGAACTCATGCACGGGATGGTGTCGCCGATGCACCACGACGGTTCCCTGCTGTTCGCCGGACTGCCGTCTCCCCTCGATGTCGGGCGCTACCACTCGCTCGCCATCGCCGCCGCGGATCTGCCGCCGGAGCTGAGAGTGACGGCACGCACGGACAGCGGAACGGTCATGGGGATATCCCACACCGACCTGCCCATCCACGGCGTGCAGTTCCACCCGGAGAGCGTCCTCACCGACGGAGGGTACCGGCTGCTGGCCAACTGGCTCGAATCGATCGGCGACCCGTCCGCCGTCGAGCGGGCGGAAGCACTGCACCCGCTGTCGCGCTGA
- a CDS encoding protein kinase domain-containing protein, whose amino-acid sequence MRPTQGVSFGGRYELLSRIAIGGMGEVWEATDHVIGRTVAIKILKDEYMGDPGFLERFRAEARHAALVNHEGIASVFDYGEENGSAYLVMELVPGEALSTVLERDGALSADKTLDIVAQTASALQAAHAAGLVHRDIKPGNLLITPDGRVKITDFGIARIADQVPLTATGQVMGTVQYLSPEQASGHPASPATDTYSLGIVAYECLAGKRPFTGESQVAIAMAQINEQPPPLPPTVPIPVQNLVMAMIAKKPSDRPSSSATVARAAQALRRGDLNSAAIAVPAIATGGIAANDDATRLLTATGDEGATRILPTTAQLPTGDGTEEETEKKKRSPWTWPLVALITLLVIVLGGTVFALMNQGDGDDKPSDTPTTSQSTPPATPSDTPDPEPTRVDVSALNLNGMDCATATATLKDNGFNSEITCVNGDPAPTDAEVGRVYNVEPSGNVDVTRAISLTVYAARTALPVPSDAPTITGAPVAGSTVTISWGTGFTCPSGTSLSGYVVSLTNGTFAAGGPNFPASQRNAQVVVGDAVGKQLIASYQGLCSGGDQRTSDASPPLSVTITAPAVDPGEGDGGDDGQG is encoded by the coding sequence ATGAGGCCGACGCAGGGTGTGTCGTTCGGTGGTCGCTACGAGTTGCTGTCGCGAATCGCGATCGGCGGCATGGGCGAGGTGTGGGAAGCGACGGATCACGTCATCGGACGTACCGTCGCGATCAAGATCCTCAAGGACGAGTACATGGGGGACCCCGGGTTCCTCGAGCGTTTCCGTGCGGAAGCACGTCACGCCGCACTCGTGAACCATGAGGGCATCGCGAGTGTCTTCGACTACGGCGAGGAGAACGGCAGCGCGTACCTCGTCATGGAGCTCGTGCCAGGCGAAGCTCTGTCGACCGTGCTCGAGCGCGACGGTGCGCTGAGCGCCGACAAGACGCTCGACATCGTCGCCCAGACGGCATCCGCACTGCAGGCGGCGCATGCCGCCGGCCTCGTGCACCGCGACATCAAGCCGGGAAACCTGCTGATCACGCCGGACGGCCGCGTCAAGATCACCGATTTCGGCATCGCCCGTATCGCCGACCAGGTGCCGCTGACGGCCACCGGTCAGGTCATGGGAACCGTGCAGTACCTGTCGCCGGAGCAGGCGTCGGGTCACCCGGCCTCCCCCGCGACAGACACGTATTCGCTCGGCATCGTTGCCTACGAATGCCTGGCGGGCAAGCGTCCGTTCACCGGCGAATCGCAGGTCGCGATCGCGATGGCGCAGATCAACGAGCAGCCGCCGCCGCTTCCGCCGACCGTGCCGATCCCGGTGCAGAACCTCGTGATGGCGATGATCGCCAAGAAGCCGAGCGACCGTCCTTCGTCTTCGGCGACCGTCGCACGTGCCGCGCAGGCTCTGCGTCGTGGTGACCTCAACTCGGCGGCCATCGCCGTGCCTGCGATCGCCACCGGCGGTATCGCGGCGAACGACGACGCGACGCGCCTCCTCACCGCCACCGGTGACGAGGGCGCCACCCGCATCCTTCCGACGACGGCGCAGCTGCCCACGGGCGACGGCACCGAGGAGGAGACCGAGAAGAAGAAGCGCAGCCCGTGGACTTGGCCGCTCGTCGCCCTGATCACGCTGCTCGTCATCGTTCTCGGCGGCACCGTCTTCGCTCTGATGAACCAGGGCGATGGCGACGACAAGCCCTCCGATACGCCGACGACCTCGCAGAGCACGCCTCCGGCGACTCCGTCCGACACACCGGACCCGGAGCCGACCCGTGTCGACGTGAGCGCACTCAACCTCAACGGCATGGACTGCGCGACGGCGACGGCGACGCTCAAGGACAACGGCTTCAACAGCGAGATCACCTGCGTGAACGGCGACCCGGCACCCACTGACGCCGAGGTCGGTCGCGTCTACAACGTCGAGCCCTCGGGCAACGTCGATGTCACCCGCGCGATCTCGCTGACCGTGTATGCCGCTCGCACAGCTCTCCCTGTGCCGAGCGACGCCCCCACGATCACCGGTGCCCCTGTTGCCGGCAGCACCGTGACGATCTCCTGGGGTACCGGATTCACCTGCCCGAGCGGAACCTCGCTCTCGGGCTACGTGGTCTCGCTCACCAACGGCACCTTCGCCGCCGGCGGTCCGAACTTCCCGGCCAGCCAGCGCAATGCGCAGGTCGTCGTCGGCGATGCCGTGGGCAAGCAGCTGATCGCCAGCTACCAGGGTCTCTGCTCCGGCGGCGACCAGCGCACGTCGGACGCATCGCCGCCGCTGTCGGTCACGATCACCGCTCCCGCAGTGGACCCCGGCGAGGGTGACGGCGGCGACGACGGCCAAGGGTAG
- a CDS encoding class E sortase codes for MTASVAPGGRRSHRSRPRSRATFASVLGELLLTAGVLVLLFVAWQMWIGDIIISAQKNEEGAAVSAQLAQAEAPELPPLVAADDGTTTYEPVIPAAPADTEWLGQMHVPRFGADYNFGIYGGTSRARTLDDLGIGVYTNSKMPGEVGNFAMAGHRTTWGKPFNQLDKLQLNDAIVVETPDGWFTYRFRTLEYVKPTQTDVLADVPQMPEVQTGERYITLTACSPLYSLAERIVAYGVFESFQPRAEGPPKALTDPPPPPAAPSV; via the coding sequence ATGACTGCATCCGTCGCGCCTGGGGGACGACGTTCGCATCGCTCCCGGCCACGATCCAGGGCGACCTTCGCGAGCGTCCTCGGGGAGCTCCTGCTCACCGCCGGTGTTCTCGTGCTGCTGTTCGTCGCCTGGCAGATGTGGATCGGCGACATCATCATCAGCGCCCAGAAGAACGAAGAGGGCGCCGCGGTCTCCGCCCAGCTCGCCCAGGCAGAGGCGCCTGAGCTTCCTCCTCTGGTCGCGGCCGACGACGGCACGACGACCTACGAGCCGGTCATCCCCGCCGCCCCTGCCGACACCGAATGGCTCGGACAGATGCACGTGCCGCGGTTCGGCGCCGACTACAACTTCGGCATCTACGGTGGCACCAGCCGCGCCCGCACGCTCGACGACCTCGGTATCGGCGTCTACACGAACTCGAAGATGCCCGGCGAGGTCGGCAACTTCGCGATGGCCGGACACCGCACCACGTGGGGCAAGCCCTTCAACCAGCTCGACAAGCTGCAGTTGAACGACGCGATCGTGGTCGAGACTCCCGACGGCTGGTTCACCTATCGCTTCCGCACGCTGGAGTACGTCAAGCCGACGCAGACGGATGTGCTCGCCGACGTGCCGCAGATGCCCGAGGTGCAGACAGGTGAGCGGTACATCACCCTCACCGCGTGCTCGCCGCTGTACTCGCTCGCCGAGCGCATCGTCGCCTATGGGGTGTTCGAGAGCTTCCAGCCCCGGGCCGAGGGGCCGCCGAAGGCGTTGACCGATCCGCCGCCGCCCCCGGCCGCACCGTCGGTGTAG
- a CDS encoding peptidylprolyl isomerase produces MPHASHVATLHTNHGDIVINLFGDHAPKTVKNFVGLADGTQEWTHPATGKPGEGPLYKDVVFHRIIPNFMIQGGDPLGQGVGGPGYNFDDEINNELNFNAPYILAMANAGLRRNAITGKPEGTNGSQFFITTDPTPWLQGKHTIFGEVADDASKAVVDAIGAVATGAGDRPIEPVVLQSIDIVAA; encoded by the coding sequence ATGCCTCACGCCTCTCACGTCGCAACCCTGCACACCAACCACGGTGACATCGTCATCAACCTCTTCGGTGACCACGCCCCGAAGACGGTCAAGAACTTCGTCGGCCTCGCCGACGGTACCCAGGAGTGGACGCACCCCGCCACCGGCAAGCCGGGCGAGGGTCCCCTCTACAAGGACGTCGTCTTCCACCGCATCATCCCGAACTTCATGATCCAGGGCGGAGACCCGCTCGGACAGGGCGTCGGCGGCCCCGGCTACAACTTCGACGACGAGATCAATAACGAGCTGAACTTCAACGCTCCCTACATCCTCGCGATGGCCAACGCCGGCCTGCGTCGCAACGCCATCACGGGCAAGCCCGAGGGCACGAACGGCTCGCAGTTCTTCATCACCACCGACCCGACGCCGTGGCTGCAGGGCAAGCACACGATCTTCGGCGAGGTCGCCGATGACGCCTCCAAGGCTGTCGTCGACGCGATCGGCGCCGTCGCCACCGGTGCGGGCGACCGCCCCATCGAGCCGGTCGTGCTGCAGTCGATCGACATCGTCGCGGCCTGA